A stretch of Microscilla marina ATCC 23134 DNA encodes these proteins:
- a CDS encoding transcriptional regulator, protein MAPYPIAHSDVLYFFVACTSDELVNFDGNVPEEITIGDKSLTEKVKLIALLDEDEKNVVFKMIDAFLTKKKFKEFFEQQLAS, encoded by the coding sequence ATGGCTCCATACCCAATCGCCCACTCGGATGTCCTCTATTTTTTTGTAGCCTGTACGAGTGATGAGCTTGTTAATTTTGACGGGAATGTACCTGAAGAAATAACTATAGGAGATAAAAGCCTCACTGAAAAGGTAAAATTGATTGCTTTGCTGGATGAAGACGAAAAAAATGTAGTCTTCAAAATGATTGATGCTTTCTTGACTAAAAAGAAGTTCAAAGAATTTTTTGAACAACAATTGGCTTCTTAA
- a CDS encoding polymorphic toxin-type HINT domain-containing protein, whose product MHSFKQQLHRVLLLFVLSSIWASTIAWANDRDSLQKAHIEASVKLINRAVTHNTLKARTVASNYLIDRLNYVSEDTKTKIEQLQDLLKKQTGKALYVIITRSPDMVEEPNAATRFNQETKDFTEKVYAQSMLDENTVLLTINFVKSIKGKKVGIKTSYLQSTGLSVGGSLAQHKITANDFRADLQNKATNVNTKDDYARALIYRVHQSLGNFAKEVALDNPSSELIAKYEEVLGVGNTGQTGAWASARVIEVSDNELVANLALTQETYDGVMTPSGKAISVSNMQKKSLQFWLSCNGSLKGFIGKNGKKYVALIRPANGTSCGSGAEFLGYYLKGLAAQHVKLSEQNPAKYPVWVKTGSKARLNPALFKPENWFPTQNIILEKNKRLRARKYRKPYLNSAYINSADMSGFWSLLKDLQVVKTVCYEDIYWNNVLATPSNRSNIKGAINPHHFDVQNSRTTVKQTGCDFDKLLASAQNTQPRLAAGWGMLLYFKYVKTAGIHKAKLIKFANLLTTTIGKNENLNLVNFEQKFDNTGAHHLGGSAYHIIQEILKEGYTSETELRRKYTTLPGKIRGAYSGKMYTVWATKTKKIPQGYNRYAKDYTGKSPKYQYSIQDLIVRHQYIANNHTILSPNIIKAEKAGKAFPLSSPEVKEQYKALFGTNSAIFAWAKYAAGSAGAVKDEFCFYLRGFADAVTSLIDSIEIKPHYWNPLCVKTKVGDCKACQYAYAPAFKNMFGMIEDQRLRTKLQEDFAFFAGVYNGMLGQLKGFTQMISLISGYFSDPKIRNQMAQAMNKLRKKGVWKLVKEEYSKATCNNFVTNYTQGKVLVDLLSIYVGAPKTINGFIEFTGKQLDNLTTKIAPTLTKLNLVTKKLSNKAIKLVKESGVFKIKKADKTLAQLNSEGKLEVTRALRTQPAGDLAALRARGEATQPIAARLPDGTEMNIVIYKQRTNAGEELVHCQPNGKRTCFVAGTLILTRTGYKKIEDIKVGDWVWSYHEQTGKQELKQVTQTFIRQTERLVYLYVGNELIQTTAEHPFYLEGKWVKAGNLSQGDSLHLFRSRRLALDSIAKVDTSAKVYNFSVTKHHNYFVGKAGVLVHNANGYDDLLARTNSQPLKDKINALGNDKAKFLDDFKDVDAVLAKFEAKPELVEGWRVLYDAKVADAIRTEPRWMRKVIDNLDEIEQAGGYAKWMKIGGRLDKIHIMNGDGLDVGRLFLNNGGNTTSRIYSFKTHKGFRPKVVSKNMGTAYVKDGVLHLNFNVPQAVKDLKVKGLGTKMFDDAFKNLEKHFIKFEARWTKNIELYKDYGGYSQNLKSYLENFAKSGDKVEAARSTFTGKIAERHGYKVVSVNDLDKTDVRVIFEKLD is encoded by the coding sequence ATGCATTCATTCAAACAACAACTTCATCGGGTACTCCTCCTTTTTGTTTTATCAAGCATCTGGGCAAGCACTATAGCCTGGGCAAACGACCGCGATTCGTTGCAAAAAGCCCACATTGAAGCTTCGGTCAAACTAATTAATCGGGCAGTTACCCACAACACCCTCAAAGCACGGACTGTCGCTTCTAACTATTTGATTGACCGCTTAAACTATGTAAGTGAGGACACCAAAACCAAGATAGAGCAACTGCAAGACTTGCTGAAAAAGCAAACGGGCAAAGCGCTGTATGTGATCATTACCCGCAGCCCCGATATGGTAGAAGAGCCCAACGCCGCCACCCGGTTTAATCAGGAAACCAAAGACTTTACAGAAAAGGTGTACGCCCAATCGATGTTGGACGAAAACACGGTATTGCTCACGATCAATTTTGTGAAGTCGATCAAAGGCAAAAAGGTGGGCATCAAAACCAGTTATCTGCAAAGTACCGGACTTTCCGTAGGTGGTAGTTTGGCGCAACACAAAATTACGGCGAATGATTTCAGGGCTGACTTGCAAAACAAGGCGACAAATGTCAACACCAAAGATGACTATGCGCGGGCACTGATATACCGGGTACATCAGTCGTTGGGCAATTTTGCCAAAGAGGTTGCCCTGGATAACCCCAGTTCTGAGCTGATAGCGAAGTATGAGGAGGTACTGGGGGTGGGCAATACCGGACAAACTGGGGCTTGGGCGAGTGCCAGGGTCATTGAAGTATCTGATAATGAATTAGTGGCAAATCTTGCGCTTACCCAAGAAACCTATGACGGGGTAATGACTCCCTCTGGCAAGGCCATTAGTGTAAGCAATATGCAAAAAAAATCTTTGCAGTTTTGGTTAAGCTGCAACGGTAGTCTCAAAGGGTTTATTGGCAAGAATGGCAAAAAGTATGTGGCACTTATCAGACCTGCCAATGGGACAAGCTGTGGTAGTGGTGCCGAGTTTTTAGGCTATTATCTGAAAGGACTGGCAGCTCAGCACGTCAAGTTGTCGGAACAAAACCCAGCAAAGTACCCTGTCTGGGTAAAAACAGGAAGTAAAGCCAGACTCAATCCTGCATTATTTAAACCCGAAAACTGGTTTCCTACTCAAAACATTATCTTAGAGAAAAATAAGCGCCTGAGAGCCCGTAAATACAGAAAACCCTACTTGAACTCGGCCTACATCAACTCGGCTGATATGAGTGGCTTTTGGAGTTTGCTAAAAGACTTGCAAGTAGTAAAAACGGTTTGTTATGAAGACATTTACTGGAACAACGTGCTTGCCACCCCAAGTAATCGCAGCAATATCAAGGGAGCGATAAACCCCCATCACTTTGACGTACAGAACAGCCGAACCACTGTCAAGCAAACAGGTTGTGATTTTGATAAGCTGTTGGCAAGTGCCCAAAATACTCAGCCTCGCTTAGCGGCTGGCTGGGGCATGTTGCTCTACTTTAAATATGTCAAAACCGCTGGCATACACAAGGCAAAACTGATTAAGTTTGCTAACCTGCTTACTACCACCATTGGCAAAAATGAAAATCTCAACCTGGTAAACTTTGAGCAAAAGTTTGACAACACCGGAGCTCACCATTTGGGCGGCAGTGCTTATCATATCATTCAGGAAATACTCAAAGAAGGTTATACAAGCGAAACCGAACTCAGAAGAAAGTATACTACCCTTCCGGGTAAAATAAGAGGTGCTTATTCGGGTAAAATGTATACTGTGTGGGCAACTAAGACCAAAAAAATCCCCCAAGGTTATAATCGCTATGCAAAGGACTACACAGGCAAGTCGCCAAAGTATCAATACAGCATACAGGATTTGATTGTGCGCCACCAATACATTGCGAATAACCACACCATACTCAGCCCTAACATCATCAAAGCAGAAAAAGCGGGCAAAGCCTTTCCCTTATCCAGCCCCGAGGTAAAAGAACAATATAAAGCCTTGTTTGGTACCAATTCGGCAATTTTTGCCTGGGCAAAATATGCGGCTGGTTCGGCAGGAGCAGTCAAAGACGAATTTTGTTTCTATTTAAGAGGCTTTGCCGATGCGGTAACGTCACTTATTGATAGCATAGAAATAAAACCCCATTACTGGAACCCTTTGTGTGTAAAAACAAAGGTGGGTGATTGTAAAGCTTGCCAATATGCTTACGCTCCTGCTTTTAAAAATATGTTTGGGATGATTGAAGACCAAAGGCTTCGCACCAAATTACAGGAAGATTTTGCTTTTTTTGCCGGGGTATACAATGGTATGCTGGGGCAGCTGAAGGGCTTTACCCAGATGATTTCCCTGATTTCGGGGTATTTTAGCGATCCCAAAATACGTAATCAGATGGCGCAAGCGATGAACAAGCTCAGGAAAAAGGGAGTTTGGAAGCTCGTAAAAGAAGAGTATAGCAAAGCCACTTGCAACAATTTTGTTACCAACTATACCCAAGGCAAGGTGTTGGTAGACCTGCTGTCTATTTATGTAGGGGCTCCTAAAACAATCAATGGTTTTATTGAGTTTACGGGCAAACAACTGGATAACCTGACTACCAAAATAGCCCCCACCCTCACCAAGCTCAACCTGGTGACCAAAAAATTGAGTAATAAGGCGATTAAATTAGTGAAAGAAAGTGGGGTTTTTAAAATTAAAAAAGCAGATAAAACCCTTGCCCAATTAAACTCTGAAGGTAAGCTGGAAGTAACCAGGGCTTTGCGTACCCAACCTGCTGGAGACCTGGCAGCATTGAGGGCACGAGGGGAGGCTACCCAACCCATAGCAGCTCGTTTGCCCGATGGCACAGAGATGAACATTGTGATTTATAAGCAACGCACCAATGCAGGCGAAGAGTTGGTGCACTGCCAACCCAATGGCAAGCGCACTTGTTTTGTGGCAGGCACCTTGATACTCACCCGCACGGGCTACAAAAAAATAGAAGACATCAAAGTAGGTGATTGGGTGTGGAGCTATCATGAGCAAACGGGCAAACAAGAGTTGAAACAGGTGACCCAAACCTTTATAAGACAAACTGAGCGCTTGGTATACCTTTATGTAGGCAACGAACTCATTCAAACTACCGCTGAGCATCCCTTTTATCTGGAGGGCAAATGGGTAAAGGCAGGCAACCTGAGCCAGGGTGACAGTTTGCACTTGTTCCGTTCACGCAGGTTGGCACTGGATAGTATTGCCAAGGTAGATACCAGTGCTAAAGTGTACAATTTTTCGGTCACCAAACACCATAATTACTTTGTGGGCAAAGCAGGGGTGTTGGTGCATAATGCTAATGGGTATGATGATTTGCTTGCCCGCACCAACAGTCAACCACTCAAAGATAAAATCAATGCCTTGGGCAATGACAAGGCGAAGTTTTTAGATGACTTTAAGGATGTAGATGCTGTTTTGGCTAAATTTGAGGCAAAGCCTGAGTTGGTGGAGGGGTGGAGGGTGTTGTATGATGCAAAAGTAGCTGATGCAATAAGAACTGAACCCAGGTGGATGAGAAAAGTAATAGACAATTTGGATGAAATTGAACAAGCAGGTGGATATGCAAAATGGATGAAAATTGGAGGAAGGCTTGACAAAATTCATATAATGAATGGAGATGGTTTGGATGTGGGTAGGTTGTTTTTGAATAATGGAGGAAATACTACAAGTAGAATTTATTCTTTTAAAACACATAAAGGATTTCGTCCCAAAGTAGTATCAAAAAATATGGGCACTGCTTATGTAAAAGATGGAGTTTTACATTTGAATTTCAATGTTCCACAGGCAGTAAAAGACTTAAAAGTAAAAGGTTTAGGTACTAAAATGTTTGATGATGCTTTTAAAAACTTAGAAAAGCATTTTATAAAATTTGAGGCACGTTGGACAAAAAATATTGAACTATATAAAGATTATGGAGGATATTCTCAGAATTTGAAATCTTACTTGGAAAATTTTGCTAAAAGCGGCGATAAAGTTGAAGCAGCACGAAGTACCTTTACAGGTAAAATAGCAGAAAGACATGGGTATAAAGTTGTAAGTGTAAATGACTTGGATAAGACAGATGTGAGAGTGATTTTTGAAAAATTAGACTAA
- a CDS encoding fibronectin type III domain-containing protein, with the protein MRIHLFKCLLIVGALLLGASGHTTAQRNYSVKLIATVSPPHSPFLHSYSYSSALTLHLILNGVTSYSGYLRIKLESMDGRGIVIQTRANYLPLLDLGPSQTMNGSDLADYFDVNNLDFQGYSRQQYLKTKRIPDGIYKLSFSFVDRYRPAVSVSNVDILSEKTLRVFALQPPILNFPLMMSQTNRSNQSLKPIPISWTRPANTPFNPEYELVLNELRPNCQNQYSDLNTNNQAASRISQGEIFNCLGPEIFRASTTSLTYNYGMQAEPALGLGKWYAIRIQARDPQGRTLFINDGVSQIRVFRYGKPCPIPIRLKATALNPYQVQLDWDALPDHTGYTVHFKREGDAYKWYTQRALSNRTQINDMEPGVSYSFKLTANCNAFGSEETATVDFRMPTPKPTGVQCGKPLVVDLSNQTPISNLRVGDKIMAADFEFTLVEVKPLGGGWFAGRAYTHIKFFQGARVFARFDRIKINTDKRLIDGELTTTGAGTQIIPDEWRDQYLSFTGEINNLFDEIERGLDKIDQAMGKIDQVLKKVEQWVKNYNGPDKAELLETIQIGKKAIEDGKKDWKDGKLTEAAKKLKDGSGKVLGAAAKMVKNTLEKLLRDLKDLLKEALDALRGRSKAEKEKLAAQKKEDWLAYQKLRAEVVIEDQGFRIKVNGTDSTLAPSGQTTGTEVNNDLFPETTHVAISQTKKAKAFDEKVNTLLVVYQKFDFEKLRFDQILVYINDPGKFGTLLEKVKKSMESLGEELLEDLSQNKLKLVKAKIETEVNKIIDDLVKEIYEKESKK; encoded by the coding sequence ATGCGCATCCATTTATTCAAGTGCCTCCTGATTGTGGGAGCTTTGCTTTTAGGAGCCAGCGGTCACACCACTGCTCAACGAAACTATAGCGTCAAGTTAATCGCCACAGTCAGTCCGCCTCATAGCCCCTTTTTACACTCCTATAGCTATTCTAGCGCCCTTACCCTGCATCTTATATTAAATGGGGTCACCTCGTATTCTGGTTATTTACGTATCAAATTGGAAAGTATGGATGGGAGGGGAATTGTCATTCAAACCAGGGCTAACTATTTGCCCTTGCTCGATTTGGGACCTAGCCAAACAATGAATGGCTCAGATTTGGCGGATTACTTCGATGTAAACAATTTAGATTTTCAGGGGTATTCTCGGCAACAGTATTTAAAGACGAAAAGAATCCCTGATGGTATTTACAAGCTATCCTTCTCATTTGTAGATCGTTACCGCCCTGCTGTGTCGGTGTCCAATGTAGATATTTTATCGGAGAAAACACTAAGGGTATTTGCTTTGCAGCCACCCATTCTGAATTTTCCGCTAATGATGAGTCAGACCAATCGAAGCAATCAAAGCTTAAAACCCATTCCGATCAGTTGGACAAGACCCGCCAACACTCCTTTCAATCCTGAGTATGAGTTAGTATTGAATGAGCTACGCCCCAATTGTCAAAACCAATATAGTGACTTGAACACAAATAACCAAGCCGCCAGCCGAATATCTCAAGGCGAAATATTCAATTGTCTGGGTCCCGAAATATTTCGTGCCAGCACAACTAGCCTGACTTACAACTATGGCATGCAAGCCGAACCTGCCCTGGGCTTGGGCAAATGGTACGCCATTCGCATCCAAGCGCGAGATCCCCAAGGCAGAACTTTGTTTATCAACGATGGAGTGAGCCAGATTCGGGTATTTCGTTATGGCAAACCCTGCCCCATCCCGATTCGCTTAAAGGCAACTGCCCTCAATCCCTACCAGGTACAACTCGACTGGGATGCCTTGCCCGACCACACGGGTTATACCGTACACTTCAAACGCGAAGGCGACGCCTATAAATGGTACACCCAACGTGCCCTCTCTAACCGCACCCAAATCAACGATATGGAACCTGGAGTATCCTATTCGTTCAAACTTACCGCCAACTGCAACGCCTTTGGCAGCGAAGAAACCGCCACCGTAGATTTTAGAATGCCCACTCCCAAGCCTACCGGAGTACAATGCGGCAAACCCCTGGTGGTAGACCTCAGCAATCAAACTCCGATCTCAAATTTGCGAGTAGGCGACAAGATCATGGCGGCTGACTTTGAATTTACCCTGGTAGAAGTCAAACCTTTGGGGGGAGGTTGGTTTGCGGGCAGAGCCTACACCCACATCAAGTTTTTTCAGGGAGCCAGGGTTTTTGCCCGCTTCGACCGCATCAAGATCAACACCGACAAACGCCTCATCGATGGGGAATTGACCACCACTGGGGCGGGCACTCAAATCATACCCGACGAGTGGCGCGACCAATACCTGAGCTTTACGGGCGAAATCAACAATTTATTTGACGAGATAGAAAGAGGGCTGGACAAGATAGACCAGGCAATGGGCAAAATAGACCAGGTACTCAAAAAAGTAGAACAGTGGGTAAAAAACTACAATGGTCCCGATAAAGCCGAGCTACTGGAAACCATCCAGATTGGTAAAAAGGCGATTGAGGATGGGAAGAAAGACTGGAAGGATGGGAAGTTAACTGAAGCGGCAAAAAAACTCAAGGATGGTAGTGGGAAGGTGTTGGGTGCCGCGGCTAAAATGGTGAAAAATACGTTGGAGAAGTTATTGAGAGATTTGAAGGATTTGTTGAAGGAGGCACTCGATGCCTTGCGAGGGAGAAGCAAAGCAGAGAAGGAAAAACTAGCCGCCCAAAAGAAAGAAGACTGGCTGGCTTACCAAAAACTAAGGGCAGAAGTAGTCATAGAAGACCAAGGTTTTAGGATCAAGGTAAACGGCACTGACAGCACTCTGGCACCCTCTGGACAAACTACTGGCACTGAGGTAAACAATGACTTGTTTCCTGAAACCACCCACGTGGCAATAAGCCAAACCAAGAAAGCCAAAGCCTTTGACGAAAAAGTAAATACGCTGCTAGTGGTGTACCAAAAGTTTGATTTTGAAAAGCTTCGATTCGATCAAATTCTGGTTTATATCAATGACCCTGGCAAATTTGGAACACTGTTGGAAAAAGTAAAGAAAAGTATGGAGAGCTTGGGCGAAGAACTGTTGGAAGACTTGTCACAAAACAAGCTAAAGTTGGTCAAAGCCAAGATAGAGACTGAAGTAAACAAGATCATTGATGATTTAGTAAAAGAGATTTACGAGAAGGAATCAAAGAAATAA
- a CDS encoding helicase associated domain-containing protein yields MEDKEWTYPFDKPYSWDWRDEQWYVRYLELKAYKKIYGDCRVPVGWAKNKALGNWVSAQRINKMRMVSWRKELLNKLGFTWQVQKQVISAKYSHLSKKEGGWMTTFDKLSAYFKKTGHITASRQTPEGIKLSCWESKQRGRRKQGKLSKKRIELLDSIGFSWSLKEKWSSLPVYDDLWNDRFAELKAFQTKHGHCNPSSEIKETKTLAHWVLSQRERFKGGKILPHRKVLLDGLGFEWSREDKARASVVRDKRWLERFEALKAFYAEHGHFRVPRTSQELSVLCTWLVTQRHYYRKGLASQQHIELLNSIGFDWESKETEKGWLKMLEKLKAFHTEHGHFRVPHSSEELKELADWATTQRHRLRKNKLDSDKVNLLQEIGVSPNDGAEAKLLDEENRWTKRFNELKEFKSIEGHFQVPTDKPVLRNWVGTQRALLKKGKLKPNRKALLDHIDFAWSYKGKTPVLEQAWEVRFKQLKAFKAEHGHFNIPKRDSVLGSLNVWAAYQRACFKKGTLSKGRINLLNSIGFVWNFPKTKKIN; encoded by the coding sequence ATGGAAGATAAAGAATGGACTTATCCTTTTGACAAACCCTATAGTTGGGACTGGCGCGATGAGCAATGGTACGTGCGTTACCTGGAGCTGAAGGCCTACAAAAAAATATACGGAGACTGTAGAGTACCCGTTGGATGGGCGAAAAACAAAGCCTTGGGAAATTGGGTATCTGCTCAACGAATCAATAAGATGAGAATGGTTTCGTGGCGAAAAGAGTTGTTGAACAAGTTGGGGTTTACCTGGCAAGTGCAGAAGCAGGTAATTTCAGCAAAATACAGTCATCTGTCCAAAAAAGAGGGGGGTTGGATGACAACTTTTGACAAGCTGTCGGCTTATTTTAAAAAAACAGGGCATATTACGGCAAGCCGTCAAACTCCAGAAGGGATAAAGCTAAGTTGTTGGGAGAGCAAACAACGCGGGCGCCGTAAACAGGGCAAGCTATCTAAAAAACGTATTGAATTACTGGATAGCATCGGATTCTCCTGGTCATTAAAAGAAAAATGGTCAAGCTTGCCTGTATATGATGACTTATGGAATGATAGATTTGCTGAGCTAAAGGCATTTCAGACCAAGCATGGGCATTGTAACCCTTCTTCAGAAATCAAGGAAACTAAAACTTTAGCACATTGGGTTCTTTCCCAGAGAGAGAGGTTTAAAGGAGGGAAGATTTTGCCCCATCGCAAGGTTCTTCTTGATGGGCTTGGTTTTGAGTGGTCAAGGGAAGACAAAGCCAGGGCTTCGGTGGTTAGAGACAAACGTTGGCTTGAAAGGTTTGAGGCACTCAAAGCCTTTTATGCGGAACATGGGCATTTTAGGGTACCCAGAACTAGTCAGGAACTTTCTGTCTTGTGTACCTGGTTAGTTACCCAAAGGCATTACTATAGAAAAGGCCTGGCAAGCCAACAACATATAGAGTTACTCAACAGCATTGGCTTTGATTGGGAAAGTAAAGAAACTGAGAAAGGTTGGCTAAAGATGCTGGAAAAACTTAAGGCTTTTCATACTGAACATGGACATTTTCGGGTACCTCATAGTTCAGAGGAGTTAAAAGAGCTCGCAGATTGGGCTACTACACAAAGGCATCGTCTTAGAAAAAACAAGCTGGATTCAGACAAAGTAAATCTTCTTCAGGAGATTGGAGTGAGTCCAAATGATGGAGCTGAGGCAAAATTATTAGACGAGGAAAATCGTTGGACAAAACGATTTAATGAGCTCAAGGAATTTAAGAGCATAGAGGGGCATTTTCAAGTACCTACAGACAAACCAGTATTGAGAAATTGGGTAGGTACGCAAAGAGCGCTCTTAAAAAAAGGAAAGCTTAAACCAAACCGGAAAGCGTTGCTTGACCATATTGATTTTGCTTGGTCATATAAAGGAAAAACCCCTGTATTAGAACAGGCGTGGGAAGTAAGGTTTAAACAGTTGAAGGCATTTAAGGCTGAACATGGGCATTTCAATATTCCTAAAAGAGATTCAGTATTGGGCAGTTTAAACGTCTGGGCAGCTTACCAAAGGGCTTGTTTCAAAAAGGGGACCTTGTCTAAAGGTCGAATAAACTTGCTTAACAGCATTGGTTTTGTCTGGAATTTTCCAAAAACTAAGAAAATCAACTAA